Below is a genomic region from Tistrella bauzanensis.
ACATCTTCGGTGGCTATTTCCAAAGCGTCAACCGCAACAAGCGCAGCATTGCGCTCGACCTGAAAAGCGCCGAGGGGCGGGCGGTGTTCGAACGGCTGGTGGCCGGCGCCGATGTTGTGGTCGAGAATTTCCGCGCCGGGGTGATGGACCGGCTGGGGCTTGGCTACGAACACCTGCGCGCCATCAACCCGCGACTGGTCTATGCCTGCCTGCGCGGTTTCGGCGATCCGCGCACCGGTGCCAGCCCCTATGTCGACTGGCCGGCCTATGACGTGGTGGCCCAGGCGATGGGCGGGGTGATGGGCATCACCGGCCCGACCCCGGACCAGCCGCTGAAGGTGGGGCCCGGCATCGGCGACACGGTGCCGGCGACCATGCTGGCCTTCGGCATCCTGGCCGCCGTCCGTCATGCCGACCGCACCGGCGAGGGGCAGTTCGTCGACATCGCCATGTATGACAGCATCCTGGCGCTGTGCGAACGGATCGCCTTTCAGCATTCCTATACCGGCGTGGTGCCGCATCCGGAAGGCAATGGCCATCCGCTGCTCTGCCCCTTCGGTCTGTTTCGGGCGGCCGACGGCTGGGTGGCGATCGCCTGCCCGCAGGACCGGTTCTGGCGCGACCTCTGTGTGGCGATGGGCCGGCCGGAACTGGGGCAGGATCCGCGCTATGCCCTGAACAACGACCGTGTCGCGCACAAGGCCGATGTGATCGCGGCCGTCACCGCCTGGACAGAAACCCTGACCAAGGCCGACGTCAGCGCGGCGCTGGGCGGTCAGGTGCCCTTCGGACCGGTGAACGACGCCGCCGACATCTTTGCCGACCCCCATGTGGCGGTGCGCGAGATGCTCCAGCCGGTCGAGCATCCGGGCTCGACACAAGCCGCCATCATTGCCGGCGTGCCGGTGCGCATGACCCGCACCCAGGGCCGGGTACGGCACCGCGCGCCGCTGCTCGACGAGCACGCCGATGCGATCCGCGCCGAATTCGGCATCGATGCCGCCGGCTGACGATCTCGTGAACCGGATCATCGGGCCGGGCCATTCGGCCGGGCCATCGAACCAGGACCAGACATCATGACCAATACCCCGATCTCCCGCCCGCGCCGCCTGCGCCGCAGCCAGTTGAGCGTGCCCGGCAGCAGCGAAAAGATGATGGCCAAGGCCGCGGCCTCGGCCGCTGATCATGTCTTCCTCGATCTTGAGGACGCGGTCGCGCCGAACGCCAAGGTGGCGGCGCGATCCAAAATCGTCGCGGCGCTGCGCGATCACGACTGGGGCCGCAAGACGCGCTGCGTGCGCATCAACGACCTCGGCACCCAGTATGCGTATGAGGACGTGATCACGGTGGTCGAGGGTGCCGGCGCGCATCTCGACACCATCATGGTGCCGAAGGTGAAGACCGCCCATGACGTGATGTGGATCGACATCCTGCTCGGCCAGATCGAGCGCAAGCTCGGCCTCGACCGCCGGATCGGCGTCGAGGTGCTGATCGAGGAGGTGGAAGGCATGATGAACATCGATGCCATCGCCGCTGCCTCGCCGCGGCTGGAATGCCTGATCTTCGGCATGGGAGATTATTCGGCCTCGCAGGGCATCGATCTCGGCGGCGGCTTCGGGCCGGCCGGCTATCCGGGCGATATCTGGCATTATCCGCGCTATCGGCTGGCGATCGCCGCGCGCGCCAATGGTCTCGACGCGGTCGACGGTCCCTTCGCCGATTTCCGCGACCCCGATGCCTATCGCGAGGAATGCCGCCGGGCGATGACCCTGGGTTGCGTCGGCAAATGGGCGATCCATCCGGCCCAGATCGAGCCGGCGCTTGAGGTGTTCTCGCCCTCGGCCGAACAGGTGGCCCGTGCCCGCAAGCTCGCCGCCGCCTATGCCGAGGCCCAGGCGCGCGGCGAGGGTGCCGTGCAGGTCGACGGGGTGATGGTCGATGTCGCCTCGATCCGCATCCTTCAGAACGTCGTCGATAAGGCGGCGCTGATCGGGATGTGATGGCGGCGTGGCGGGGCGGCGGCCATCGCCATCCCGCCCTGATCACGCCGGGTGAAACAGAAGGGGGGCATCCATCCATGGCCGAGGGCGAGGGGGTGGTCAAATCGGCGGGGCGGGTTCTGGGCCTGCTTCAGATCTTCGCCGAGCACCGCCGGGCGATGCGGGTGTCCGAAATCGCCCAGGCGCTGGGCATCCCGCAATCCAGCACCTCGATGCTGCTGAAAACCCTGACCGCCATGGGCTATGTCAGCTTCGATGCCGAAGCCAAGGCGTTCAGGCCCACCCTGCGCGTCACCCTGCTCGGCGCCTGGCTCAACGACGAATTCGCCCGTGAGGGCAGCGTCGACGAGATGATGGTCGCGATGGCGCGGGCCACACGGGACATGGTCATCCTGGGCGTCGAGAGCGGGGTGTTCTCGGAATATATCCATGTCGTGCAGTCGGAACAGGATCTGCGCTATGCCTTGCGGCCAGGCACCCGGCGGCCGCTGCCGGCCACCAATATCGGCCGGGTGCTGCTGTCGCTGAAGCCCGATGACGAGATCGAGCGGATCGTGCGCCGGATCAATGCTGAGGCGGCCGAGACCGACCATCGCTTCGACATGGCCGGGACGATGCGGGCGATCCGCGCCATCCGCGGCGAGGGGCATTCCTTCTCGCACAACCTGATATCCAGCGGCGCCAGCGTCATCGCCCTGCCGATGCCGACCCCGGCCGGCTATAAGCCGATGGCGATCGGCGTCGGCGGCCCGACCGACCGGCTGGTGCGCGGCCATGATGTCATCCTGGCCGAGATGCGCCGGCTGATCGCTCAATATCTGGGGAGTTGAAACGTGGGCGCGATGCTGCCGCCGCTGCTGGTGACCCTGATCGCGCATACCGTGCTGTCGCTGTCGGCGGCGTCTGTTCCGGTGCTGATGCCGACCATCGCCGGTGCCGATGCCGCGGTGCTGATCGGCATCTTCACCGCCGTGGTCTATGCCACGGCGGCGGCGACGTCGCTGTGCCTGTCGCATCTGATCCCCCGGCTGGGGCCGGTGCGCACCCTGCAACTGGCATTGCTTGCCTGTACCGCCGGCATGCTGGTCTGCCAGATCGGAACGGCGCCGGCACTGATCGGCGGCGCGGTTCTGGTCGGACTGGCCTATGGGCCGGTGACGCCGGCGGGCTCGCTGCTGCTGACCTTCACCATTCCCGTCCGCCGCTTCGGGCTCGCCTTCTCGATCAACCGCACCGGAGTCCCGGGCGGCATCGCACTGGCCGGTCTCATCCTTCCCCGGACCAGTCAAGCCTATGGCTGGCATCCATCGCTGGCCGGTATCGCCGCCGTCGCCCTGGCCGCCGCCCTTGCCCTTCAGGCGGGGCGGCACCTCGACCGTCCCATCCGCCGCCCGCCCCCCTCCGGTCGGCGGCTGGGGCGGTCACTTGTCGCCAATCTGGTTCATGTCCTCACCGACCGCACGATCGGGCCGTTGTCGCTGGCCTCGATCGTGTTCCTTGGCGCCCAGAACTGCCTTGCGGCCTTTCTGGTGGTCTTCCTGATCGGCCATATGGGGATGGGCGCGATCGAGGCCGGCGGCCTGCTCGCCCTGGCCCAGACTGTGGGCATCGGCGCGCGGCTGGTGCTTGGCACCGCATCCGACCTGGCGCCGTCGCGGCTGATGCCATCACGACTGATGATGGTGGGGGTGATCGGGCTGGTCATCGCGATCGCCGCCGCATCGATGGCGATGATGGAACCGGGCTGGTCGATGGCGGCCATCACCGCCGCCGTCGTCCTCTATGGCGCCGCGTCGCTTGGCTGGAACGGCGTGGTGCTGGCGGCGCTGGCCCAGGCGGCGCCGCGTGAACGGGCATCGGACATCGCCGGCGCCTCCACCGCCGTCGCCTATAGCGGCGCGGTGGCGGGGCCGGCGCTGTTCGCCGTGGTGCTGGAAGCGGCCGGGTTCGCCGCCGCCTTCGGCGTTGTGGCCGTCATCGCCGCGATCACCGCTGTGGTCATTCTGCGCAGGGCTTAACCATTAGTGCCGGCGGCGAGCGGCTGCATACGCATGCGGACAGGCCGGAACAGGCGACACGGCATGTCCTGCTGCTCGGCGCCTCCCAGGCCTTCGACGGTACAGGGCGGCGTGACCTTTTCGGTCATGTCTATGGTCATGACACCGATGCCGGCACCGAGGCGCTGGCGCCACTGCTCGCCGAGGTGCTTCGTGTCCGTGGGGCGGCGGGTCAGGCGGCTGAATAAACGATAGCCTGCCGGCGACAAGCTGTCGCACGGCCGGCCATCGTCATCGCTCGTGTCCGACCGAGGCAGGCCCCCAGACGGGCGCCGGCTCGCACAGCCGTTCAGGAGTCCGGTTCGTAGCCATCTGTGTCGACGGCGGAGCCAAACGCGGTTTTGTCGGCAGACAGCACCCCCAGCACCGGCTTGCGCCAGACGGGTTCCGCGCCACCCGCATTCAGCCGTTCACCCGAGCGCATCTCTTGATTCCGCATTGCGGCGTCCTTCTACGATGAAGTCGGCCGACGAACCGCGACCAGGCTAACTTTCATCTGTATAGCGGCTCGATGGCCATCCATCAATCATGGTGACCTGTCAATCATGGTGGCCTGTCGTGCTGGCGGGCGGCTACCCCGCGACCACCAGCGAGGCATTGATACCACCGAAGCCGAAGCTGTTGACCAGGATCGGCGCGTCACGGTCGATGGCGCGTGGCCGCTGGCGCACGGCATCGATCATCGCGGTGTCGTCGGATGGCTGATCCAGCCCGGTGACCGGCGGCAACTGCCCCCGGGCCAGCGCGCCCAGTGCCGCCACGGTGCTGACCGGGCCGTTGGCCGCGAACAGATAGCCGGTCGAGCCCTTGATCGAGGTGACCGGCGGGGTCGGGCCGTCGCAGAGCCGGGCGATGGCCTGGGCCTCGATCGCGTCGCCGGTGATCATGCCCGACGCCTGGGCGATCACCGCGCCAAGCTCGCCCGGCCGGATGCCGGCATCGTCGAGTGCCGCCCGCATGCAGGCCAGACCCTGGCGGTCGGGAATAGCGGTCAGGTCGGGGGCGCCTGAATTGGTGGCATAGCCGATGATCCGGCCCAGAACCGGCGCGTCGCGGCGGGCGGCGGCGGCAGGGCGTTCCAGCAGCAGCATCGCCGCCCCCTCGCCACAGATCATGCCGTCGCGGCGGGCGTCGAAGGGGCGGGCGACGGGTGGGGCCGCGTCGCCATCGCCGCGTGCCAGGGCATGCATGGCCTCGAACCCCGACCAGGTGATCGGCGTGGTCACGGCCTCGCTGCCGCCGGCCAGTGCCCAGTCGATGCGGCCGGCGCGCAGTTCGGCCAGCGCATACCCGATCGCCTGGGTGCCGCTGGCACAGGCACCGGCCATGGTTGCCTGCGGCCCCTCGAAACCCAGCCGCAGCGCCAGCATGCTGGCGGCCATGTTGGGGATCAGCGACGGGATCAGGAAGGGGGTGGTCTTGCGTGGGCCTGCGCGTTCCTGGCGCATCACGCCGGCTTCGATATGCGGCAGGCCGCCCATGGCCACACCAGCCACGATCATGCCGCGCCCCGGCGGCAGGCGGGGTGTTTCCGTGGTTGCCGGATCCTGGTCGAGCGCCTGCAACCCGGCATGGACCGCCAGTCGCACGAACAGGCTCATCCGGGCCAGTTCATGCGACAGGGGGCCACGGGCGAAGCGCAGCGCCGGCTCGGGCACCTCGACCGCCACCCGGCAGGCGAAGCGGCCGGCATCGAACCGGGTCACCGGGCCCGCGGCCGACCGGCCGGCTGCAAGCGCGTCATCAAGCGCTGTGCTGCCGATGCCATGGCCGGTGACGATGCCGATGCCGCTGACGATCGCCGCGGCATCGGTGATGGCCGAGTTGGGCGTCATCGACCGGGGCCTCCGCTCAGGCCGCGGCCGCCTGCCGCTCCTGGATATGATCGACCAGGCCGCCCAGGGTTTCCACCTTGTCCATCACCGCCTCGTCGAACTCGACGCCGAAGCAATCCTCCAGATACAGGATCATCTCGAACATCTTCAGCGAATTCAGCCCCTCGATCGAGGTCGAGAGCTTGGACTCCGGGGTCAGGTCGCTGACATCGGTTTCCAGATACTCGCCGATGCGGACCAGCACGTCATTGAACAGTGCGGTATCAGTCATGGATGTGGTCTCTCCCCTTGGCCGCGGGCCGGGGGGCACGCGGCAGCCTTGTGGAGCGGGCGGCCTCGGCGCTCAGCGCCGTTGCAGCACCGCCAGCGATACCACCGCCTTCGACACGCGGGTTTCCACGTCGTCGCGGACGGCGAACACTTCCGACTCGCACACCACCAGCCGGCGCCCGGCCTGAAGCACGGTCGATCGGCAGCGTAGTTCCGTGCCCAGCGCCGCCTTCAGCAGATTGGTGGTGAAGCTGGTGGTCAGCACGAATTCGTCGGCGCCG
It encodes:
- a CDS encoding MFS transporter, producing MLPPLLVTLIAHTVLSLSAASVPVLMPTIAGADAAVLIGIFTAVVYATAAATSLCLSHLIPRLGPVRTLQLALLACTAGMLVCQIGTAPALIGGAVLVGLAYGPVTPAGSLLLTFTIPVRRFGLAFSINRTGVPGGIALAGLILPRTSQAYGWHPSLAGIAAVALAAALALQAGRHLDRPIRRPPPSGRRLGRSLVANLVHVLTDRTIGPLSLASIVFLGAQNCLAAFLVVFLIGHMGMGAIEAGGLLALAQTVGIGARLVLGTASDLAPSRLMPSRLMMVGVIGLVIAIAAASMAMMEPGWSMAAITAAVVLYGAASLGWNGVVLAALAQAAPRERASDIAGASTAVAYSGAVAGPALFAVVLEAAGFAAAFGVVAVIAAITAVVILRRA
- a CDS encoding HpcH/HpaI aldolase/citrate lyase family protein encodes the protein MTNTPISRPRRLRRSQLSVPGSSEKMMAKAAASAADHVFLDLEDAVAPNAKVAARSKIVAALRDHDWGRKTRCVRINDLGTQYAYEDVITVVEGAGAHLDTIMVPKVKTAHDVMWIDILLGQIERKLGLDRRIGVEVLIEEVEGMMNIDAIAAASPRLECLIFGMGDYSASQGIDLGGGFGPAGYPGDIWHYPRYRLAIAARANGLDAVDGPFADFRDPDAYREECRRAMTLGCVGKWAIHPAQIEPALEVFSPSAEQVARARKLAAAYAEAQARGEGAVQVDGVMVDVASIRILQNVVDKAALIGM
- a CDS encoding beta-ketoacyl-[acyl-carrier-protein] synthase family protein, with protein sequence MTPNSAITDAAAIVSGIGIVTGHGIGSTALDDALAAGRSAAGPVTRFDAGRFACRVAVEVPEPALRFARGPLSHELARMSLFVRLAVHAGLQALDQDPATTETPRLPPGRGMIVAGVAMGGLPHIEAGVMRQERAGPRKTTPFLIPSLIPNMAASMLALRLGFEGPQATMAGACASGTQAIGYALAELRAGRIDWALAGGSEAVTTPITWSGFEAMHALARGDGDAAPPVARPFDARRDGMICGEGAAMLLLERPAAAARRDAPVLGRIIGYATNSGAPDLTAIPDRQGLACMRAALDDAGIRPGELGAVIAQASGMITGDAIEAQAIARLCDGPTPPVTSIKGSTGYLFAANGPVSTVAALGALARGQLPPVTGLDQPSDDTAMIDAVRQRPRAIDRDAPILVNSFGFGGINASLVVAG
- a CDS encoding IclR family transcriptional regulator; this encodes MAEGEGVVKSAGRVLGLLQIFAEHRRAMRVSEIAQALGIPQSSTSMLLKTLTAMGYVSFDAEAKAFRPTLRVTLLGAWLNDEFAREGSVDEMMVAMARATRDMVILGVESGVFSEYIHVVQSEQDLRYALRPGTRRPLPATNIGRVLLSLKPDDEIERIVRRINAEAAETDHRFDMAGTMRAIRAIRGEGHSFSHNLISSGASVIALPMPTPAGYKPMAIGVGGPTDRLVRGHDVILAEMRRLIAQYLGS
- a CDS encoding acyl carrier protein, producing the protein MTDTALFNDVLVRIGEYLETDVSDLTPESKLSTSIEGLNSLKMFEMILYLEDCFGVEFDEAVMDKVETLGGLVDHIQERQAAAA
- a CDS encoding CaiB/BaiF CoA transferase family protein, with the translated sequence MNPPPGALAGLKVIDLTVMLAGPFCTMLLADQGADVIKVEPPGGDNTRRFGPYMADDERHIFGGYFQSVNRNKRSIALDLKSAEGRAVFERLVAGADVVVENFRAGVMDRLGLGYEHLRAINPRLVYACLRGFGDPRTGASPYVDWPAYDVVAQAMGGVMGITGPTPDQPLKVGPGIGDTVPATMLAFGILAAVRHADRTGEGQFVDIAMYDSILALCERIAFQHSYTGVVPHPEGNGHPLLCPFGLFRAADGWVAIACPQDRFWRDLCVAMGRPELGQDPRYALNNDRVAHKADVIAAVTAWTETLTKADVSAALGGQVPFGPVNDAADIFADPHVAVREMLQPVEHPGSTQAAIIAGVPVRMTRTQGRVRHRAPLLDEHADAIRAEFGIDAAG